From a region of the Myroides sp. JBRI-B21084 genome:
- a CDS encoding retropepsin-like aspartic protease, protein MNDSLLFFEQQGYFSIPFRIRKSNHLFVHAKINKTKGLFLIDTGASNTCIDSNEQLYFKLLSKTHKAKASGAGANGMHAEISTNNCIQMGKWKQNGVAVILLDLTHVNFALAEYDLPKVHGIIGSDLLKNHHAIINYPQQLLFIK, encoded by the coding sequence ATGAACGATAGTTTGCTATTTTTTGAACAACAAGGTTATTTTAGTATTCCATTTCGTATTCGCAAATCGAACCATTTGTTTGTGCATGCAAAAATTAATAAAACCAAAGGTTTGTTTTTAATTGATACTGGCGCATCAAACACTTGTATTGATAGTAACGAACAATTGTATTTTAAATTATTATCAAAAACCCATAAAGCAAAAGCTTCGGGGGCAGGTGCTAATGGTATGCATGCCGAAATTTCGACCAATAATTGCATACAAATGGGTAAATGGAAACAAAACGGTGTTGCTGTTATTTTACTTGATCTTACCCATGTTAATTTTGCGTTAGCCGAATACGATTTGCCTAAAGTTCATGGTATAATTGGTAGCGATTTACTTAAAAACCACCATGCAATTATAAATTATCCGCAACAATTACTTTTTATTAAATGA